One genomic region from Spirosoma sp. KCTC 42546 encodes:
- a CDS encoding TROVE domain-containing protein codes for MKFNIFNRANPNDIKSVNYEGAKAFTLTTEMELYAAVVTTMLNDSTYEKADQRVQRIQALVAQANPVFVAKLAVYVREQLYLRSTPIMLLGELAKVHNGDDLVGKAVGRAVQRPDEITELLAYYQLTNQRTGTKKLNRISKQMQKGLAVAFNKFDEYQFAKYERTTAVKLRDALFLVHPKAKAEIQQAVFDKIAAGTLTTPYTWETELSALGQTKFASEAEKVASVRSKWEELIASGQLGYMATLRNLRNMLEAGISGAHVETVCALLASEKAVRNAKQLPFRFLSAYRELKALPLGHVPIVLEAIEDAIYASVANLRGFDYQTSVVVACDVSSSMQKAISPKSKVLLYDIGLLLGMLLQAKCRNVLSGMFGDRWKPIALPTQQVLANVDEFYRREGEVGYSTNGYLVLEDLIQQRYKADKVMVFTDVQLWDSKTANKSQTNTLSAKWAAYKRMFPNARLYLFDLAGYGNAPLRVEKNDVYLIAGWSDKVFDVLQALEEGQTALSTIEQIAL; via the coding sequence ATGAAATTCAACATCTTCAACCGCGCCAATCCCAATGACATCAAAAGCGTCAACTATGAAGGCGCTAAAGCGTTTACCCTAACAACCGAAATGGAGTTGTACGCTGCCGTGGTAACGACGATGTTGAACGACTCCACGTATGAGAAAGCCGATCAGCGAGTACAGCGGATTCAGGCATTGGTGGCTCAGGCAAATCCGGTGTTCGTAGCAAAACTGGCGGTTTATGTCCGGGAACAACTATATCTACGGTCAACACCAATTATGTTGCTGGGTGAGTTGGCAAAAGTGCACAATGGCGATGATTTAGTGGGAAAGGCCGTTGGTCGGGCCGTTCAGCGTCCGGATGAAATTACGGAATTACTGGCTTACTATCAGCTAACAAACCAGCGTACCGGAACAAAAAAACTCAACCGCATTTCGAAACAGATGCAGAAAGGACTGGCCGTGGCGTTCAACAAATTCGATGAATATCAATTTGCCAAATACGAGCGAACTACGGCAGTAAAGCTTCGGGATGCGCTGTTTCTGGTTCACCCGAAAGCAAAGGCAGAAATTCAGCAAGCTGTTTTCGATAAAATCGCAGCGGGAACCTTGACGACGCCCTACACCTGGGAAACTGAGCTAAGTGCGCTGGGTCAAACCAAATTTGCTTCGGAAGCGGAGAAAGTAGCCTCCGTTCGGTCAAAATGGGAAGAACTGATTGCCAGTGGGCAGTTGGGATACATGGCCACGTTGCGCAACCTCCGCAACATGCTCGAAGCAGGCATCAGCGGGGCGCATGTTGAAACGGTTTGCGCGTTGTTAGCCAGCGAAAAAGCCGTTCGGAATGCCAAGCAGTTACCTTTTCGGTTTCTGTCGGCTTATCGCGAGTTGAAGGCGTTACCACTTGGCCATGTACCCATCGTACTCGAAGCCATCGAAGATGCGATCTATGCCAGCGTAGCCAACCTACGTGGTTTCGACTATCAGACCAGCGTAGTTGTGGCCTGTGATGTATCGAGTTCAATGCAGAAGGCAATTTCGCCAAAAAGTAAAGTGTTATTATATGATATCGGCTTGTTATTGGGGATGCTGTTGCAGGCAAAGTGCCGGAACGTGCTAAGTGGCATGTTTGGTGACCGATGGAAACCCATTGCTCTACCTACGCAGCAGGTACTGGCCAACGTGGACGAATTTTACCGGCGCGAAGGAGAAGTAGGTTATTCGACCAACGGTTATCTGGTGCTCGAAGACCTCATTCAACAACGGTACAAGGCAGATAAAGTAATGGTATTCACCGATGTGCAATTGTGGGACAGTAAAACCGCTAACAAAAGCCAAACCAATACGTTATCGGCAAAATGGGCAGCATACAAACGTATGTTCCCCAATGCCCGATTGTATTTGTTCGATCTGGCGGGCTATGGTAACGCACCCCTACGAGTAGAAAAGAACGATGTTTATTTGATTGCCGGATGGTCGGACAAAGTGTTCGATGTGTTGCAGGCACTCGAAGAAGGTCAAACGGCGCTAAGCACAATTGAACAGATTGCGCTTTGA
- a CDS encoding PP2C family serine/threonine-protein phosphatase codes for MQIHPSLPIAFSHIGQRTINQDTLYPARRTATEDTQLFIVCDGMGGADKGEVASQLLCDSIVRYATSMDCPIFDSVHIQAALDLAYQAYYTYLNQQPLVSRMGSTLALLQFHKRGATVAHIGDSRVYQLREGKIIFQTQDHRQVNDMVESGIITAAQALTHPWRNRLSRAVVVSAADKNGPMNPPTPDITVLTDVRAGDYFFMCTDGVLEKIDDYVLSTLLAGDMPDQAKIGSLQALCDGGTKDNYSGYLIGISHVTQTEPVRSVNAF; via the coding sequence ATGCAGATTCATCCATCATTGCCCATTGCTTTTTCGCATATCGGTCAACGGACTATCAATCAGGATACGTTGTATCCAGCTAGGCGTACGGCTACCGAGGACACGCAGCTTTTCATTGTTTGCGACGGCATGGGCGGTGCCGATAAGGGAGAGGTGGCCAGCCAGTTGCTCTGCGATTCGATAGTACGTTATGCGACGTCGATGGATTGCCCGATTTTCGATAGTGTCCATATACAGGCTGCGCTTGATCTGGCTTATCAGGCATACTATACCTATCTGAACCAACAGCCACTTGTTAGCCGGATGGGCTCAACACTGGCGCTACTGCAATTTCATAAGCGCGGTGCTACTGTAGCCCATATTGGCGATAGTCGGGTGTATCAGCTACGAGAGGGTAAGATCATTTTTCAGACGCAGGATCATCGGCAGGTAAACGACATGGTTGAGTCCGGAATTATTACCGCTGCTCAGGCACTGACCCACCCCTGGCGGAATCGGTTGAGCCGGGCCGTGGTCGTTAGCGCTGCCGATAAAAATGGACCGATGAACCCGCCGACGCCGGACATTACGGTTCTGACCGACGTTCGAGCAGGCGATTACTTTTTTATGTGTACCGATGGCGTGCTGGAAAAAATAGACGACTATGTACTGAGCACCCTGCTGGCTGGAGATATGCCCGATCAGGCTAAAATAGGATCGTTACAAGCCTTGTGCGATGGGGGGACAAAAGATAACTACTCGGGCTATTTAATTGGCATCAGCCACGTAACACAAACCGAACCCGTTCGGTCAGTCAATGCCTTTTAA
- a CDS encoding DUF4249 domain-containing protein, with amino-acid sequence MIHTSLSIRLFSRLLVWLLFVSALVSCVDPEDLILRGTVDIIVVDGAITNLAEEQIIRLNRSKSDPLTGRFGTRPITKATVEVVVDSAQVIPCHETVDGTYQLPSDFKGQIGHAYQLRFTLSDGAQYVSSQQVIQAVPPIDKVTSQFNPKSIFPALAGFYTAGHDLFIDTRDPAETRNYYRWDWKLYERQEWCKTCYQGVYAIFGDITTQLMENPPPAGNYYIYTSGNKKLLEDCYYELTPPPYSLRNPVPEYKYDYNCRTKCWEIIYSHNFNLFSDQFTNGGLIVNRNIAQIPFYDRNPGLVEIRQSSLTPDAYRYFQLFQQQTQNTGGLADSPPSALAGNVHNVANNREAVVGYFAATSVATFRYWLDRKDAYGVSLGGTAPGGYSGLPGAELFYALNLRLPIPEPTFPEVPQLQLLSAPSRPPTAICAPSDTKTPYKPEGWRD; translated from the coding sequence ATGATTCACACCTCTTTATCAATTCGTCTGTTTTCCCGACTGCTGGTCTGGCTACTGTTCGTTAGCGCTCTGGTTTCCTGCGTCGATCCTGAAGACCTGATACTGCGGGGTACGGTGGATATTATTGTGGTAGATGGGGCCATAACGAACCTGGCTGAAGAACAGATCATTCGGCTTAACCGCTCCAAATCGGACCCCCTCACCGGCCGATTTGGTACCCGGCCCATCACTAAAGCGACGGTCGAAGTGGTGGTCGATTCGGCGCAGGTCATCCCCTGCCATGAAACCGTGGACGGCACTTATCAACTGCCCAGCGATTTTAAAGGCCAGATCGGTCATGCCTATCAACTCCGGTTTACCCTTAGTGATGGCGCCCAATATGTATCAAGTCAGCAGGTTATTCAGGCTGTGCCACCCATTGATAAGGTGACATCTCAGTTTAATCCCAAAAGTATTTTCCCCGCTTTAGCTGGATTTTATACCGCTGGTCATGACCTATTTATAGATACCCGTGACCCTGCCGAAACTCGAAATTATTACCGCTGGGACTGGAAGCTCTACGAAAGACAGGAGTGGTGTAAAACTTGCTACCAAGGTGTTTACGCCATTTTTGGCGATATTACGACCCAGTTAATGGAAAACCCTCCGCCAGCAGGGAACTATTACATCTATACATCCGGCAACAAGAAACTGCTGGAAGACTGTTACTATGAACTGACACCCCCGCCATACTCGCTAAGAAACCCAGTCCCTGAATACAAATACGATTATAATTGCCGGACTAAGTGTTGGGAGATCATTTACAGCCACAACTTTAACCTCTTCAGCGATCAGTTTACAAATGGAGGATTGATCGTAAACCGAAATATAGCCCAAATCCCTTTTTACGACCGTAATCCAGGTTTGGTAGAAATTCGACAAAGTTCACTGACACCTGATGCCTACCGGTATTTTCAACTATTTCAACAACAGACCCAGAATACGGGCGGATTAGCCGATTCTCCTCCGTCGGCTCTGGCGGGTAATGTGCATAATGTAGCGAATAATCGAGAAGCGGTCGTTGGCTATTTCGCAGCTACATCGGTGGCCACGTTTCGTTACTGGCTGGATCGTAAAGATGCGTATGGCGTATCCTTGGGTGGGACTGCTCCAGGTGGTTACTCCGGTCTGCCAGGTGCTGAGCTATTTTACGCGCTTAATCTACGACTGCCTATACCCGAGCCTACTTTTCCAGAAGTGCCCCAGCTTCAGCTCCTTAGCGCACCTTCACGTCCACCAACAGCCATTTGTGCACCCAGCGATACGAAAACTCCTTATAAGCCCGAAGGCTGGCGGGATTAA
- a CDS encoding KUP/HAK/KT family potassium transporter: protein MEDKKHLDTVTAAGLLVAMGIIYGDIGTSPLYTLRAIVGPNNPIRADVVRGALSCVLWTLTLQTTVKYVILILRADNRGEGGIFALYALVRRHARWLTLPAIIGGSALLADGIITPPISVSSAVEGLRLLYPAITHIQIIEIVIAILTILFLIQAFGTSVVGTAFGPIMFVWFVMLGVLGVTQIAQAPGILAAINPYYAWWLLSEYPGGFWLLGSVFLCTTGAEALYSDMGHCGRANIRVSWVFVKSCLVLNYFGQGAWLLSIEGQTLKERIPFYEVMPPWFLTIGISIATAATVIASQALISGSFTLISEAIRLNFWPKVRLRYPSVQKGQLYVPSVNFLLWAGCVGVVLYFRESSNMEAAYGLAITLTMLMTTLLMSYYLYTHKYQAWWVVLFLTVYLGIEGSFLVANLIKFPHGGWVSVLIGATIAGVMYIWLQAFQIKLRLTEYVRIDQYTQAIKELSRDISIPKYATHIVFMSNAARQSEIESKIIYSIFQKRPKRADIYWFVHVDTTDDPYTMEYKVNTIAPDDAYKVTFKLGFRVEQRINLFFRKVIEDMVKNKEVDITSRYESLSRQNVIGDFRFVVLEKFLSFENELPTRERIIMNIYFSIKSFTTPEDRWFGLDSSSVKIEKVPLVIRPVENVQLKRITS from the coding sequence ATGGAAGACAAAAAGCATTTAGATACTGTGACAGCCGCTGGCTTGCTGGTGGCAATGGGTATCATTTACGGCGATATTGGTACGTCGCCCCTGTACACACTCCGGGCTATTGTTGGGCCAAACAATCCGATTCGAGCGGATGTAGTCCGGGGAGCACTTTCCTGTGTACTATGGACGCTCACCCTGCAAACGACCGTTAAATACGTTATCCTGATCCTGCGGGCCGATAACCGGGGAGAAGGGGGAATTTTCGCTCTGTATGCGCTGGTTCGCCGACACGCTCGCTGGTTAACGCTACCGGCTATTATTGGTGGGTCGGCCTTGCTGGCCGATGGGATTATTACCCCGCCCATTTCGGTATCCTCGGCAGTTGAAGGACTTAGGTTATTATACCCCGCCATCACCCACATCCAGATCATTGAAATTGTCATTGCGATTCTAACCATCCTGTTCCTGATTCAGGCGTTCGGGACAAGTGTGGTTGGTACTGCCTTCGGACCAATTATGTTCGTTTGGTTTGTGATGCTGGGTGTGCTGGGTGTTACTCAGATTGCGCAGGCTCCGGGAATTCTGGCGGCCATTAACCCCTATTATGCCTGGTGGTTATTGTCTGAATATCCAGGCGGTTTCTGGCTATTGGGTTCAGTATTTCTTTGCACAACCGGGGCCGAAGCGTTGTATTCGGACATGGGCCACTGCGGCCGGGCCAATATTCGGGTTAGCTGGGTATTTGTCAAATCCTGTTTGGTTCTCAACTACTTTGGGCAAGGTGCCTGGTTGTTAAGCATTGAAGGACAAACTCTTAAAGAACGTATCCCGTTTTATGAGGTTATGCCACCCTGGTTCCTGACCATTGGTATCAGTATTGCCACAGCCGCTACTGTTATTGCCAGCCAGGCCCTGATCAGTGGTTCATTTACGCTCATTAGTGAAGCCATCCGGCTTAATTTCTGGCCGAAAGTTCGGTTGCGTTACCCGAGTGTTCAGAAAGGTCAGTTGTACGTTCCGAGTGTTAATTTCCTGCTTTGGGCAGGCTGCGTGGGCGTAGTCCTTTACTTCCGGGAATCATCGAATATGGAAGCCGCGTATGGTCTGGCCATTACGCTGACCATGCTGATGACCACCCTACTGATGTCATACTACCTCTATACGCACAAGTATCAGGCATGGTGGGTAGTCCTGTTCCTGACGGTTTATCTGGGTATCGAGGGCTCTTTTCTGGTCGCGAACCTGATCAAGTTTCCACACGGTGGCTGGGTATCGGTGTTAATCGGCGCAACCATTGCCGGGGTCATGTACATCTGGCTACAGGCGTTCCAGATCAAACTTCGCTTAACGGAATACGTCCGAATCGACCAGTACACACAAGCCATTAAAGAACTCAGCCGCGACATTAGTATTCCGAAATACGCGACTCACATTGTCTTTATGAGCAATGCGGCCCGGCAGTCGGAAATAGAGTCGAAGATCATTTACTCCATCTTCCAGAAACGTCCAAAACGTGCGGATATTTATTGGTTCGTTCACGTCGATACAACCGATGATCCGTATACGATGGAGTATAAAGTGAACACCATTGCGCCTGACGATGCCTATAAAGTGACCTTTAAATTAGGGTTCCGCGTCGAGCAACGGATCAACCTGTTCTTCCGAAAGGTAATTGAGGACATGGTAAAAAATAAAGAAGTGGATATTACGAGCCGTTACGAATCACTTAGCCGTCAGAACGTTATCGGCGATTTCCGCTTCGTGGTGCTGGAGAAATTCCTGTCGTTCGAGAATGAATTGCCTACTCGTGAGCGGATCATCATGAATATCTACTTCAGCATCAAAAGCTTCACCACGCCCGAAGACCGCTGGTTTGGCTTAGATAGCAGCTCGGTTAAAATTGAAAAAGTCCCGCTGGTTATCCGTCCAGTAGAAAACGTCCAACTAAAACGCATCACATCTTAA
- a CDS encoding FHA domain-containing protein, which yields MSLQSTAANNGQYEQLIDELSHLHMYTIGRALTNAIVIANGKVSGQHARLIQCTPDSFIFEDLDSKNGSFVNGIRITRKVVDKQDTLRLADSEFTVSQLIALLDSEPAKPATSGLPAEVVSNTFSKPEQNPLDFTRSFADLKQVYEQYPKLRRDCRNREKMIRTGSVIVSSIVSVSAVLSTGGAALPLLHIMSGAGLSVLIPTLCSTLLSTDEKLELIDKEYRERYRCPNPTCRDPFGTREWELLAQQKTCRRCQAIWVH from the coding sequence ATGTCTCTTCAATCAACAGCTGCAAACAACGGTCAGTATGAACAACTGATTGATGAGTTAAGCCATTTGCACATGTATACCATTGGTCGGGCGCTGACGAATGCCATCGTTATTGCTAATGGAAAAGTAAGTGGACAACATGCCCGCCTGATTCAGTGTACGCCTGATAGCTTCATTTTTGAAGATCTTGATAGTAAGAATGGCTCGTTTGTCAATGGCATACGCATTACCCGTAAAGTTGTTGATAAGCAGGACACGCTCCGACTTGCTGACAGTGAGTTTACGGTTAGTCAACTAATTGCCCTGTTGGATAGTGAACCCGCAAAGCCAGCAACTTCCGGTTTGCCCGCGGAAGTAGTTAGTAATACTTTTTCTAAACCAGAACAAAATCCTCTGGACTTTACACGATCCTTTGCCGATCTGAAACAGGTATATGAACAGTACCCGAAACTGCGTCGGGATTGCCGGAACCGGGAGAAAATGATTCGGACGGGGAGCGTTATTGTTTCATCCATCGTGAGCGTAAGTGCTGTGTTGTCGACAGGGGGGGCTGCTTTGCCATTGCTTCATATCATGTCAGGTGCAGGGCTGAGTGTATTAATTCCTACCTTGTGTTCTACGCTGTTGTCGACGGATGAGAAATTAGAACTCATTGATAAAGAGTATCGTGAGCGGTATCGTTGCCCCAACCCAACCTGCCGCGATCCATTTGGTACCCGCGAATGGGAACTGCTTGCCCAGCAAAAGACTTGCCGACGTTGTCAGGCTATTTGGGTGCATTAA
- a CDS encoding NAD-dependent epimerase/dehydratase family protein, whose product MKLLITGGAGFVGSSLAISLKQNYPQYQIFALDNLKRRGSELSLARLKAAGIEFLHGDIRNKEDFDALPAVDTVIEASAEPSVLAGLDGTPDYLINTNLFGTVNCLNYALKHKANFIFLSTSRVYPIKTIETLNFEEADTRFVLTDNQPVPGVSSKGIAEDFPLTGARSLYGTTKLASELLIQEYNEFYGLKTVINRCGVITGPWQMGKVDQGVMVLWIAKHYFEQKLAYIGYGGTGKQTRDMLHIADLYRLIDWELHNLDKVNGEILNAGGGVESSASLQELTQICQEITGKTIPITQVAENRAADIRLYITDNTNVTNLTGWKPQLGIREIVSDIHDWLNENRAALEPILT is encoded by the coding sequence ATGAAACTTCTCATCACCGGCGGAGCCGGATTTGTTGGCTCATCGCTGGCCATTTCATTAAAACAGAACTATCCTCAGTATCAGATCTTTGCACTCGATAATCTCAAACGGCGTGGATCGGAACTGAGTCTGGCCCGGTTAAAAGCGGCAGGTATCGAGTTTTTACACGGCGACATTCGGAACAAAGAAGATTTCGACGCACTCCCAGCCGTCGATACCGTAATCGAAGCCTCCGCCGAACCGTCGGTACTGGCCGGTCTGGATGGTACGCCCGACTACCTCATCAATACCAACCTATTTGGCACCGTTAACTGTCTGAATTATGCCCTCAAGCATAAAGCTAATTTCATTTTCCTGTCGACAAGCCGTGTTTATCCGATTAAGACTATCGAAACCCTCAATTTCGAAGAGGCCGATACGCGCTTTGTGTTGACCGACAACCAACCCGTTCCGGGCGTATCGTCGAAAGGTATTGCCGAAGATTTTCCCCTCACGGGTGCCCGGTCGCTTTACGGCACTACGAAACTGGCGTCGGAGTTACTGATTCAGGAATACAATGAATTTTACGGACTGAAAACGGTGATCAACCGTTGCGGGGTGATTACCGGACCCTGGCAGATGGGGAAGGTGGATCAGGGGGTTATGGTGCTCTGGATTGCCAAACACTATTTTGAGCAGAAGCTCGCCTACATTGGCTACGGCGGCACAGGCAAACAAACCCGCGACATGCTTCATATTGCCGACCTGTATAGACTGATTGACTGGGAATTACACAACCTCGACAAAGTAAACGGTGAGATTCTGAACGCGGGTGGTGGTGTCGAAAGCAGCGCGTCGTTGCAGGAATTGACTCAGATTTGCCAGGAAATAACGGGCAAAACTATCCCCATCACGCAAGTTGCCGAAAACCGAGCCGCCGATATCCGACTGTACATCACCGATAACACCAACGTAACAAACCTCACCGGCTGGAAACCCCAACTCGGCATCCGTGAGATTGTGAGCGATATTCATGACTGGCTCAACGAAAATCGGGCCGCTCTGGAGCCGATTCTGACGTAA
- a CDS encoding DUF4249 domain-containing protein: MNTFFSSFRLFFLLTGWLLLSIAVSCVDSVESTVNSSLNVIIVDGTITDVAEQQVIRLSRSQADRLTGRFGSVPITQATVTIIVDSSEVISCHETVDGSYQLPSDFKGQVGHAYQLQFTLSDDAHYESSTEVLQPVAPITLVRAQFNSNSLSSTQRLNNVYTAAHDFYVDFTDPADQTNYYRWEWKDWEHQEWCRNCRGGRYQITNDQGALIEDCVNEQFAYPAFDYNCRTQCWEILYSNDLTLFDDQYTNGNTVKALRVAKVPLYSKEHCLVEIRQTSLSKQGYAYFKRLNDQTQNSGGVAGAQPALLVGNIYNRVKKNEPVVGYFSASGVSSMRYWLTRNDATGFTPGLFQALMGRDPVNEPSYYGRYRPPLAVCVSSESRTPVKPLGWQE; the protein is encoded by the coding sequence ATGAATACCTTCTTTTCATCATTTCGTCTGTTTTTCTTATTGACTGGCTGGCTGCTGCTGTCCATAGCGGTTTCCTGCGTTGACTCAGTTGAATCAACGGTAAACAGCTCACTCAATGTCATCATTGTAGATGGGACAATTACAGATGTAGCTGAACAACAGGTTATTCGACTTAGTCGCTCACAAGCTGATCGGCTTACCGGTCGATTTGGTTCTGTGCCAATAACCCAGGCCACGGTAACCATTATAGTTGATTCATCGGAAGTTATTTCCTGTCATGAAACCGTAGATGGGAGTTATCAACTCCCCAGCGATTTTAAAGGACAGGTGGGTCATGCCTATCAACTCCAGTTTACATTGAGTGATGATGCACATTATGAGTCGAGTACTGAGGTTTTGCAACCTGTTGCGCCAATTACGCTGGTTCGTGCCCAGTTTAATTCAAACAGCCTGAGTTCAACCCAGCGATTAAACAATGTATATACGGCGGCCCATGACTTTTATGTAGACTTTACTGATCCTGCTGATCAAACCAATTACTATCGATGGGAATGGAAAGACTGGGAACATCAGGAGTGGTGCCGAAATTGCCGGGGAGGACGTTATCAAATCACGAATGACCAGGGTGCTCTGATCGAAGATTGTGTGAATGAGCAGTTCGCGTATCCTGCCTTTGACTACAATTGCCGGACCCAGTGCTGGGAGATTTTGTACAGCAATGACTTAACGCTATTCGATGACCAGTATACCAATGGGAATACCGTTAAAGCCCTGCGGGTGGCCAAGGTTCCCCTCTATTCAAAAGAGCACTGCTTAGTTGAGATTCGACAGACCTCATTATCGAAGCAAGGGTATGCCTATTTCAAACGGCTGAATGACCAGACCCAGAACTCGGGTGGTGTAGCCGGGGCTCAACCCGCTCTGTTGGTGGGAAATATCTATAATCGGGTGAAAAAGAATGAACCCGTAGTTGGCTACTTCAGCGCGTCGGGTGTTTCGTCGATGCGGTACTGGTTAACCCGAAATGACGCAACTGGATTTACACCAGGTCTATTTCAAGCGCTTATGGGCCGCGATCCGGTTAACGAACCAAGTTATTATGGCCGTTATCGCCCACCGTTGGCGGTGTGTGTATCCAGTGAGAGTCGAACGCCGGTTAAACCACTGGGCTGGCAGGAGTAA
- a CDS encoding caspase family protein: MPFNTMLTLLLINIGMVLGYWPLPVSGQTYAVVVGIADYQALSYSTGDLRFADRDARQVVAFLQSKAGGNVPASHIRLLTNRQATQTAIQQALMLFRQAGPNDRIILYFSGHGLPDSFVPYDARPGKPDNLLTYAAIKAAFHDSDAITKLCIADACLSGGITRQQASQRALTKQVRDGSNVAMLLASRSTQYAIEDRRLAGGAFTYFLLRGLTGQGDLDGNGIVTIRELHRYVAPLVKQRTRGKQTPVFYGRFSDNLPLAYL; this comes from the coding sequence ATGCCTTTTAACACGATGCTGACTCTATTGCTGATTAATATAGGAATGGTATTGGGATATTGGCCATTGCCGGTAAGTGGGCAAACCTATGCGGTTGTGGTAGGCATTGCCGATTATCAGGCTCTTTCCTATTCAACCGGCGATTTACGATTTGCCGACCGGGATGCCCGGCAGGTTGTTGCTTTTTTGCAGAGTAAAGCTGGTGGTAATGTACCTGCCTCGCACATTCGGCTTCTGACCAATCGGCAGGCTACACAAACTGCCATTCAACAGGCATTAATGCTCTTTCGACAGGCGGGGCCAAACGATCGGATTATCCTGTACTTTTCAGGTCATGGCTTGCCCGATAGTTTTGTTCCCTACGATGCCCGACCAGGCAAGCCTGACAACCTGTTAACCTATGCCGCCATTAAAGCGGCTTTTCATGATTCTGACGCGATCACAAAATTATGCATCGCCGATGCCTGTCTATCGGGAGGAATAACCCGACAGCAGGCCAGCCAACGGGCCCTAACGAAACAGGTACGTGACGGAAGCAACGTGGCGATGCTACTGGCCAGTCGATCGACTCAGTATGCCATTGAAGATCGACGCTTAGCAGGAGGGGCCTTTACGTATTTTCTGCTCAGAGGGTTGACGGGGCAAGGTGATCTCGACGGGAATGGAATTGTTACGATTCGAGAGTTACATCGATACGTAGCTCCGCTGGTTAAACAGCGAACGCGAGGCAAACAGACGCCGGTTTTTTATGGTCGATTTTCCGATAATCTGCCTTTAGCGTATCTTTGA
- a CDS encoding FHA domain-containing protein, with translation MSGFKTTLINCRQCGRRILVRAADAERGSIMCSHVGCGAINELQKLVHYDESIVQGLPEFGQLTYLGNAESSYSLQFGRNVIGTSETCTVRVTRFVHEGRCFISRRHCTLTITFDKWTGQLRYQLQDGAIDDTTHTHHYSLNGTLLNGIPLQKNELIDVDNGGIITLGGVDRFRLTHFPIPPAMLDTYKIELGFNPDRTQ, from the coding sequence ATGAGTGGATTTAAAACAACGCTAATTAACTGTCGGCAGTGTGGACGACGTATTCTGGTTCGTGCTGCCGACGCCGAACGAGGGTCAATTATGTGTTCACATGTTGGATGTGGAGCCATTAATGAATTACAAAAGCTAGTTCATTACGACGAGTCTATCGTTCAGGGGCTACCCGAGTTTGGGCAGTTAACTTATCTTGGGAATGCTGAATCTAGCTACTCACTCCAGTTTGGACGCAATGTCATCGGTACCTCCGAGACGTGTACGGTTCGGGTGACCCGTTTTGTTCATGAAGGTCGGTGTTTCATTAGCCGTCGGCACTGTACATTGACTATTACGTTTGACAAATGGACAGGTCAACTGCGCTATCAACTTCAGGACGGTGCTATTGATGACACAACTCATACCCACCACTATAGCCTGAATGGTACGCTTCTGAATGGGATACCGCTGCAAAAAAACGAACTTATCGACGTAGATAATGGCGGCATTATTACCCTGGGTGGCGTAGATCGCTTTCGCTTAACCCACTTTCCAATACCACCCGCTATGCTTGATACGTATAAAATAGAGCTAGGTTTTAACCCCGATCGTACTCAGTAA